DNA sequence from the Mastacembelus armatus unplaced genomic scaffold, fMasArm1.2, whole genome shotgun sequence genome:
TGAAGGAGAGCACAGCAGGAGGAGGCTGCACCATGTTGATGGAGGAGGTGGTCAGGCAGTGCTGGGCTGAGGCGAGACCTTCACCCACAATGGTGCCTTGTCTCGCTGAGGACGGGACGAGCTGACTGACGGCTGCTTCAGACATATCGTCAGACGGACTCTGCTCCATGATGGGGCTGAGGGAGGgacaacacaaacatcacaggTAAACACGTGGATGGGTTACTGAAGGATCCTACTGGACACAGGTGCCCAGAGGACCAGGTTGTAGACCAGAGAAGTATAAAGGGACTACTAATTCTTTAAGAGACAAAAATAGACTATGAAACACTAAATGACTCAACAGAACTGAATAAGTAAAAACCGATGAGATATTGTTCTCTTGACTTTGAACAGCCTTGATTTTTGCAGGACCACAACAACTATTTTCACTATCAATTAAACATTTGGTCTGTAAAATCTAGGAAAATATAAACATCAGAAATTCTGCAGGTGATGACCAACACGATTGTGCAAACAATCAGGCTTGGAGACTAGTTACCTGAGTTTCTTTGGCTGACGTCTGGTAAAAATATCATCAGCATCACCACCGTCACCGTCACAGACGTTCTCTGAGAGCAAACACAGAACTTTTATAGAAACCATGTCGGTGACACAGAGCAAGACCATGTGGAGCAGAAGAAGACGAGAACGTGCAGCATGTCTTAGTAGAACATCGGATTAACAGTCACTGAGTGTCCTGTTGTGTCTCAGATAAAAGCCAGGAGGCCCAGTCACCTTGGGTGTCGTAAAAGCCGTTGTTGCTGGaaggtgttttgtgtgtgaacgGAGTGGAGACAAACTGGGCCAGCATTGCGAAGTCTGTGGTGCTGTTGGGACAAGCGTGCAGAGAGCTGAGGGAGTTGTAGCGAGCTCCCCACATGGTGCTCTCGTCTGGCATCAGGTCTGGAGCAGTGTCCTGTCCAGTCAACACAGGGACGGACACAGACAATAAAAGGGCTCAGTTGATCAGCActgttggtgctgctggtgATAAGactcacagatacaacatttgaGTTTTGATTTAAGTGTTTAAGTGAAGACAAATTCTGAGGAACTACCCTGCAGCTCCTGGTTGTGCGTGACATTAGAAGTGAAGACGCCGCTCGTGTCAGTACTTACATTAGGTTTCTGGGGTTTAGACACTGGGATTTCAGCCAGAGCTTTGATGGGTTTAGACACACAGGGAGCAGCAGCACTAAAGACGCTAAAATAACAGGAACATTATGGGTTTAAATGTTAATTCCAATTATTTCCTTcatcactgaaaacagaaatcacaATAAATATCTGTATGTTAGACACAAACAGCCATTAAACCTGGCAGAATTAGAAAAACATAGTATTTCAGACGTGCTGCCTGTAATTGATGCtcacctgctgttttctttgtcctgGAAGATGGTGAAAGGGGCTGCTGCAGGAGGCTTAGCCACTGAGCAGTCTTCAAATCattgaaggaaaaaaagctgAGTTACTGGGGAAAAGCAACAGTAACAACATCTACAGGAAacctttatttctttaatgCATCAGATCCTTGtgctatttgtgttttattcctTTGGATGGATACAGAAACATAGAAAGATGTGGTTAAACCGCTGTGGACAAGTGATGTCCCTCCCTGTTCGCAGCACATTTACCATTTTCTGGACATCCGGCATCAAGCTCCTTGTCAGGAGGGGGGAGCACTGATGTGTTGTTGAACGGGTCCTCCAGGAGAGTCGGGGCCTGGAACATGTCCATAATCACATCTGGATGGAAAACAGAAGCAGACTGTATATCATTCACTGCACCAAAAACTAGACTGACCCCTCTACACATGAATAAAGCTCATATCATCAGCAGCTGACAGGAAGAATCTGCTGATGCTGGAAAAAGTTAAGAGTCTCTCCCCACCATGTGGTTTGACAGAAAAACCATGAAAACTTAAGCGGTGGTTGAGCTTACTCAGCGCTTCCCGTGTGTTGACAGTGGGTGATGGCTGCACCCTTGATGGGGTGGCCTGGACAAAGCCCAGTGAATTGTTAGGAGTGATGTGAGACAGATTAGCTGTTCCTCCCTGTGAcgctgagacagacagaagaagacTTTGAAACCTTTCACAGGAAGCTGCAATTGGAGCGTTTACTTTTGAGCTGCTGGTTAATTTACCATTGAGTTTCTCCTCAGGCTCTGGGAGCTGGCTCACATCCCTgagaaacaagcaaacaaacaaacaaataaattaataaagaaTCAGTCCACTGGAGACCTGGTCTGGACATAAACACAGGTGAGAAACAGGAGGCTCTGGCCAGATGTTCCACAGTAAACTCACTGTTGTAATAACATTTTAACCACTGCAGGTGCAGATTTAGAAGCTACTCACTGACGTGTGGTGCTCTGCTCCTGGGGCTGACTGATGTCCAAGATGCTCAGCTGAAGTTGAGCGTCCTGGCAGAGAACATCAGTGCTAACAGCTGGGCTGGGGAGCGACACGTTCATCTGCTCCTGGATCAGCTGAGGATCAACACTCGAGCTCTGGGCAACAGACTCCAGGTCTGTGGACACTGACGTCCCTACAGACCTTCGAAGATGACCGGTGTCTATAAGGACAGAGGGATGACGGGATACTTCCGAGCTTGGGCAGTTTGTGTCAGCAGCCTCTTGGATGAAGGTCGGGTCAGTGTGTAATCTCAAACCAAGAGAGCGCCTGCTGCTCGGCCAGTGAAGTTTAGGATGCCCAAAGGGCCTCTGGGTAGGATTAGAGCTCAGACTGGCGGCTGATTCTTCTGCGGACAGCTGTGACAGACATATAAGGTTCGGATTTTGTGTAAATCGTCCTCTTATCATAAAGTTAAACCAAATGATCCATAAAATGTTCCTACTTTAAATCTTATATTCCAGTTGATTACCAGGGCTAACACTGTTCATGTATTATGGGATACACGGTACATGTTAATGCTGGCTGCACATCTGACAACACAAGAGGGCTCTATAATCACTGAACACTGATGAACGTGCATTGACAAAAGTACATGGATGATGAACAGTCACTGAGTGAAGTGTCATATGCTTGTGTAGCAGTAAGAGACACTACAGTCCAGTACTTGGGCCAAGACAAATCACACAACTGCCTCTTTTCCTCCCATGTTGAGGTTCTGTTTGCAGTGTGACTTCACAGCAATGACAGAGCATCGTGGCATTGCATGTAccatggttttattttaaagtctgCAGTTGCAGTCTCACCCTCTGTGATGAAGTCTGGTCGGGTACAGATCCACAGCCTTCCATAACCTGGGAAACTTCTGCCAACTTAGACTTAATTTTCAGGATTTCTTCCTCCCGCTCCCTCAGTTTCTTCTCAGCTTtaagcaaaagaaaacagacgTCATGACAAAGTGAATGACTTTctaaataaaatccatcactgaAGTCTTGTTTTAATTCTTTGGTATTTGTTCTTAAACCTTAATTATCTCAGAGGATATTAAGATTTATAAACCACTGACTTACTAATTTCTCTTTGCTCCCTTTCCTGCTTCTCTCGCATCTTACGGAAGTATTTCTCCGCTCTGACCTCCTCGAAGCTCAACTCAGACTCTTCACAGACGAGTTGATCCTTTATGTACGCCGACACAGTCTGAACACTGGAGCCTTGATTAGAGGGAATCATCCCAGAAGTCTCAGAACGGGACACACTGTGGAGGAGACGACAGAACACACCTAATATAATATACCTAGTTTTGGTGGACACGTTAAgtccaattttatttatatggcacATTATCACAAATTGGTCTCAAGGTCTCAACACCTTCTGTCATTAGACCATCCAGTCACATAAGGAAAAACTTCTCCAACAAAAACTTTACCTGGAAAAAAACCCATTTCTAAACCACTTTCAGAGCACATGTGCTATTCTaagtagtaataataaaaaacacaacttaCGTTTCGACGGTTCTAACGGTAGGCGGTTTAAATACACAATCTGCAGAGGCCTGTAACAGACAGAGAAGAGTATGAGCAGATGTGAAAAGCACACGTGGAATTACTAAATTATGAAAATTCAGACACACCTTACTCTGAGCAACTGGTTCTCTGTGGGATGACATCTGATTGGTTAAGTGGGAGTTGTGCAAAGGTGTTCGAACTCCTTctttacaaaaaagaacaaaaaataaaacaattagaaACTGAAACAATATACGGGAAATATTGAATAAACAACTGTAATATCTGATATAAACAAGTGAATACACTCCTACCAGATCCTGGTGTCTGGCTTCTGGTTCTTGCTTGAAACTGCCTGTAGATCACATTAGTTTTTAAGCATGTTAAGTTATTCTTCTGTGTGTTGGTAACTTAAATATTGTCTATTTTCATATGTGGTTGTAAACAACAATACATCCTCATTGATTAGTAGGTCAGATAAAGCACAGAGTAATTTTGGCTTGCACACACTTCAAAAGATACTCCCAAATGAAAAAGACCCCATACAGACAGATGACAGATGAGTATGTACCTGAAGCAAAAACTatgttgtacttttattttacctGTACTCATGGAGAACGGTGTAGGCTGGCTGGGCTTGGTTCTCCATTGCTTTCTGGTACACAGCATCAGCCTGTTCGTTCATGCCTTTACTTTCAAACTGCTGTGCCCAGGCCATGTAAAGGGCAGCAGTCCTGGTGCCAATGCCCTGACTGTAGATGTCACTGTACACGGCAGTGGGGTCGGAATAAAAACTTGCCTGTAGAgttgaaatgatgaaattacTTTTACGAACTTTTAGATGTCAGATTAATAAAGTAACGTGGTATTTTGTTCCAGCTTACGCATTTGATGCAGTAGTTCACATATCTGATGTCATTGGCGTATCGGTCGATGTTCCAAAATTTCTGTACGAGAGTGTTGAATACCACCGACATCCCACTGGCACCACCTGCAGGTACTTTTGGCTCCAAAAACTCCACAAACCTGGGAGAACATACAGTGATGTGACGGCTTCTCTTGCAAGAACGGTCAAACCTCTAAAGCCTACGATGTGCGGATTGTGAACCTTGTATTATTTTTGGAAGATTAAACTATTGGCTGACTAAAAAGGAGATTTAGAGTGTCACTTGGATAAGGTGTAGTAATATTAACCAGACACCACAGCCTGCACAATAACAACCAAACATTAAGGATGTAGCtaacacacaacagcacaataacagtaaataggtttatttttatgactttaaCTGCATGTGTGGTTATACAAGAACGTTATAACGTTACTTGTGTTGGAGTTTTTACTTGTCATTGACAATATGGGTCAATAAAGTTATTCCAGCAAAGTTAAACGGAAAAATAACGTTTGCTACAAAGCattagccagttagcttagcgtTACTCACTGCACCCATGGGTCCAGAGGGTCGTCTCCTGCGTATGAGCTCAGACTCTTTTCAAACCACCTAGAAAGGGAAATGTAGTAATTAAAGCACAGCAGGTGCGTGTTTTCATGAATGTGTCATAAAACAGCGATTAGCTCGTGTTAGCTCAAGCTAAGGGCTAACGTTAGCAGTAACGTTAACGTTCAGCTGTAACTTACTGTAAATACGTGTCGACATCCATTTCCGTTTTAGTTAAAAGTCATTTAAACTCAGAAAGTGTTAAAGTTAACCGGTTTAACTGGCGGATAGATCACTTTAAGTTATAAACTCGCTGTTAAACAGCTTCCATTATTAAGTTAAACCTATTTCTTCCCCCGGAGCAACTGACCCTCCTAACGCGTTTGAAATTTCGCGCTCAGCCAATAGAAACGCGAGCACGTTGCGTCATACCTAAAGTCACGCCCCGGCGCGGTGACGTAATTTCCGGAGACAAAAGAATATTGacgtttgtttttgtcaggagCTTTATGATGTTTACGTCCTGCCGTCTAATGTTTCCCACCAAAacaacatcacacacatttatctaGGGATTAAAACCGGAATATGAATTTATTGGCATTTTGTCAGGGCTTCCTGACTGTAACAATAAATCTCAGTAACATTATAAATTAACATAAGACTTTTAAATTTTACTCTAAGGCTTTTTGAGgggaaggaagaagaagaataagagGACTTTATCAATCCCCAGAGGGAAATTCAACTGTTACAGTAACAATTATTCTAttttttgggtgtgtgtgtgtgtgttattgtttataacTGAACTGAGCTCTAAGAGTTTTTATGATCGCCACATATCTCATGTGCTCTTACAATATGTGCTGTCCCATGGTAATTAAAATAGAAAAGTGAGCTAATGCACAAGAAATTATAGTCGTCATACAATCAAAAACTCAACTCCAGATTAAAGTCAGTCACTTTAATAGAAAAATAGGTTTAACTCACCTCACTGTACAGTATAAAACAATTCATTTGCAAGAATGCAAACACTCgttagccaaaaaaaaaaaaaagcttataaAAAGCATAATTAACCCTGATCCAACAGAGTCAATACTAGTACGAAAATGCTGTAATCTGGCTTTttcacaaaccaaaaaaaaaagaacacaagcTGCACAATCCTTTATGAACTGGGAAAGTGCTACACATGAATGAGACTCAATACACTGTTTTATGGCaaaagtcacaaaaacacacattcaaaaacaaaaaaaagaaaaaaaatttaaaaagagattAAAGGAGAAATCCAACCTCAAATatcaaaatcacaaatgtgTGACAAACAACACGTTCCCTTACTTTGTGAAGTAAACTCTGCTTTATTTTGGGATTTCCCACAATTCCCAGAATACCCGTCACCGTCCCcagaaaatgtgtaatttaagTGTAGTTAAACAGCCAGGGACATCGtgttattaaaaatcaaacatctAGTGGGTTCACTACATTATGTGGGTGCAGAATTTGATCTCTGTGCAAGTCAATTCAATTTCTTCCATGTGATCAATGGTGCTAATaggaaactttaaaaaaatgctctGTGCACTGTGACTTTAGGGAACGTCACCAAAACCTCTAACTGAACGTGTCTCATTTAAAAGTCAGGTGAGACCGTGTGTTTCTCTTGTTGTCAGCAACTCACACGAAACAGCACAGACCAACACCGAAAGTCTCCTAACATGTTCTGATACATCGTCTTCCTCTGTGTCCAGAATTATAACGATGTTTTGGGACTTGCTGACAACAAGAAATACACAGACTAATACCAGACGGATCCTTTACATTTTGTACTGTTTCACAGTCGAGGTGAAGAATTATCAGCTTAAAGCAAAAGGGAAAAAGTTTACAAATGCTATGAATTCCTCTGAGGTCTTGGGTAATAATTTGCATAGCTGTATGTGGTGTCGCTGTTTTAAGGATGGATTTGCTCCTTTAAATTCtcaacattttgatttccaGATGACGTGTACACTGATAGCGAAGCAACATGAATTAACATCAGTATATGATACAGGAAATTTGTCACAACTACATATATGGCATGATAATCAGTCTACAGCAACATACAATGTAAAACACGTGACCCTGCTTTAGCAATTACAACCTTATCCATGCCATGTGGACTCTTGAGTCCTAAACCTTTTTGGGACTTTAGTCCTGAACATGGAAGTGAACCTCTTTCTTCCAGACCTGCTCTCCCTAAATAAAAGGCAGCTTTGTTGGATGTCATGTACAGACAGGTGTTTGTGCAGGGCTGAGGACACACTGCTTTGCAAACATCCCTACATGGATGgatacagacaaaaacaaaaattaaaacagttttcCTATTGTGGAAGACAAAGGGTGAGTTGGTTTACAGGCATTTAAGaatttacaaagaaaaataattataaaatcaTTTCTGTCTATCAACTACATCATCACTGAGTTCACTTATAAAAACAGCAAGGCTAGTTCAGGCTCATTTCAGGAGGACCAGCTAACATGGCTACAGCCTTTGTCAAGTCTCAACAGAACTGGATTTCTCTGAGGCGGAGGCCGAACGCTGCCTCAGTTTCATCCAGGACAAAACAGGACAGAGCAGGAGAGTCCTTGAAACTGAGGTAGTTAACAAACCCTTGGTGGCTTTTAGTTCTCAAAGAACCAATTTCCTGAAATGCCCGACCTTCAATGCTGGGTGATACACCTCAACATTATCTCTGACAATCACAGATTATCATTCCAGTCCATCGTAAAGATGTAGTTCACAAActcaaaaacaaccaaaacacatAAGTTTAAGTTCCACTAAACACCAAACTTCCAAacttaaacaaaaaaagtgcaaaGACTTTTCCAGGAGGATGTCCATAGTGAACTCAGTAGGTCTCAAACGGCAAATGTGGGGCTGGGTCTTATTAacttcaaagtaaaagaaaaataaaaggaagcTTAAGATTAGCTCTGCTGATTATCTTTGAATGTGGCAGTTGCAGCTTGAAAACCATTGGACCACTGAGTCAGTTGACCTTACCACTCCATCCTCTGGCGGCCTGCAGTGTGTTACGCCGTACACTGGTCAGTCTTCATAGTGACACATCAGGACCGGCCTCGACCTCTTTTCCCTGCTAGTCGGGTAACAAAAGGAAGCAATTAGACAGTGGAAAACAGGATTGTATCACATCTACACACATCTACTGTTCTGTGTCCCTCACACTCACATACTCTGTATTACTGCATAGGGAGAACTGTGCAGCAAGCAAAACATGATTGTGCATAAATTAGAGAAACACCCTCAGACTTGCACGCCCTCTGACTcaacatgcacatgtacatgcCCTAAAGAGGACAGCAAGCAGAGGGTCAGCCCGATTCGAATAGAAACATTTCGTTTGAGGTGCAGCAGGTGAAAACATGGACACGCACAGAGGCGAGCagggaaaaaagggggagaTTAACAGCAGCCATTATCATCTACGAaagcaaagtaaacaaaaatacTACAAGCGAGGCATGCAGGGCAGTCATCTCCTACAGTAGCACAATATCAGAACTCCAGAGAAACATGCAAGATTAGTATCCAGGCCTGCAACAGCTAGGTAGATCCTTCTGGGACAAGGAAAAGCTTTACTTTGAAATTAATAAATCAAATTGTGCTTTTATTTCCCCACCACACCAGTGACAAAGGGGGCTTGAATGACAGACTTGTAGGGGGTGGGGTTTACTATTGATGCTGCATTGACAGTGAATTTAGGACACCAATTTGTGAAACAATGTTTTTGGACATGAGAGGAACTCATAAGGATGAAGTATGTCACTACACATACAGAGCACTTGAGAGATGCCGACTATAGAAGTAAGGTGGTTTGGAATTTGATGGCATGCAAGGTGACACTGTAGCATGTGGCCAACATTGGCAAACCTTTAGTCCATTTTCTTCCACAAGGAGCCTTAAATTTGAAGGCAATTTGAAGAGAGAATTTGCCGAAACATGAATTTGCAACACAATTTGAAGTTTTGTACACGTGTGCGTGTATGTTTATTaaagcagacaaacagcaaAGAATACAAGCCAAAATGTAAAGCCAAAAAATAGGACTATGatggtcctttttttttttttcttcttcttctcaatAACAAGACACGCATTACTTTGTGACAATAcaaattgtattttcatttgttttaaatacatgtttagGAGACATATGCTTTGTTGCTGTTAGCTACTTAAAACATGGAAACCAGAATTtctaaaaacatacataaagcTATAGCCAAATAGACAGCTCAAGCACATATTTGCATCtaaaaattttttttcaaactttgtTATGGAAAATCTTTTTACGaccatcttaaaaaaaataaaacaaaggaaaaaagaaaccagTTCGCCAGAAACAGGTGGGAGTGTGACTACTGTTTTGAGTCCAAGCGGATTAttaaaatatgtacaaaaaGATCTCTTGCCAGATGCCACCAATTTTGAGGAAAAAATGCAGGCAACCGTTATGGGATTGAGGGCCAATCAGATCAAGTCTCTAAataagaagacaaaaacaaaaacaaacacgtATTTTGTTATCAAAGCCCTACTGGTTTACTTCCACTGTTGCCCAAAAGAATCCTGATAAAATTCCTGGTTGTCAGATTTGTAACCGGAATAGTTACCAGAATGATCACCACCTTGGAGCGGTTGCTGAGCAATGGGTTGAGAGCCCCAGTTCTGATTATTG
Encoded proteins:
- the bub1 gene encoding mitotic checkpoint serine/threonine-protein kinase BUB1 isoform X1, with amino-acid sequence MDVDTYLQWFEKSLSSYAGDDPLDPWVQFVEFLEPKVPAGGASGMSVVFNTLVQKFWNIDRYANDIRYVNYCIKCASFYSDPTAVYSDIYSQGIGTRTAALYMAWAQQFESKGMNEQADAVYQKAMENQAQPAYTVLHEYRQFQARTRSQTPGSEGVRTPLHNSHLTNQMSSHREPVAQSKASADCVFKPPTVRTVETVSRSETSGMIPSNQGSSVQTVSAYIKDQLVCEESELSFEEVRAEKYFRKMREKQEREQREITEKKLREREEEILKIKSKLAEVSQVMEGCGSVPDQTSSQRLSAEESAASLSSNPTQRPFGHPKLHWPSSRRSLGLRLHTDPTFIQEAADTNCPSSEVSRHPSVLIDTGHLRRSVGTSVSTDLESVAQSSSVDPQLIQEQMNVSLPSPAVSTDVLCQDAQLQLSILDISQPQEQSTTRQDVSQLPEPEEKLNASQGGTANLSHITPNNSLGFVQATPSRVQPSPTVNTREALNVIMDMFQAPTLLEDPFNNTSVLPPPDKELDAGCPENDCSVAKPPAAAPFTIFQDKENSSVFSAAAPCVSKPIKALAEIPVSKPQKPNDTAPDLMPDESTMWGARYNSLSSLHACPNSTTDFAMLAQFVSTPFTHKTPSSNNGFYDTQENVCDGDGGDADDIFTRRQPKKLSPIMEQSPSDDMSEAAVSQLVPSSARQGTIVGEGLASAQHCLTTSSINMVQPPPAVLSFRDHTLCPTDSSVSRATGPGWEVYSSPEQPPKQASVSLNQPQSSVRPKREPFKIMEDLEKPPTPERAQRPACDVPMSPECAYKPDWLDIRSPESTDEPDLDAFMSPHRPSTADTISRRMLDVPKSPEALQLCSDVSMSPVQVPQCSIVDEPMMSPDRGLQPSTRASMNSTGTGMVQLVSDPWDTELISDLLSTLTPPLTSHPHCITWPCNIPNITPKMTISMGKASLRVDHILGEGAFATVYQATDPRTSERVVLKVQKPANPWEFYINTQLDARLQPGVRHLFSRIRSAHLFNDGSVLLGELHNYGTLLGAVNLYKTLTDKTMPQPLVLYFTICILHMVEQLHSIHVVHADIKPDNFLLGESFLENKCLDPENLDHGLVLIDLGQSIDMELFPEGTAFTARCLTSGFQCTEMLSGKPWNYQTDYFGIAGTVYCLLFGTYMQVTEECGVWRTNAVFRRNPHSDLWLEFFHTLLNVPDCGSLPSLRSLRRKLTTVLQQNYSSKLSTLKSRLVVLLLENRKAARR
- the bub1 gene encoding mitotic checkpoint serine/threonine-protein kinase BUB1 isoform X2 — its product is MDVDTYLQWFEKSLSSYAGDDPLDPWVQFVEFLEPKVPAGGASGMSVVFNTLVQKFWNIDRYANDIRYVNYCIKCASFYSDPTAVYSDIYSQGIGTRTAALYMAWAQQFESKGMNEQADAVYQKAMENQAQPAYTVLHEYRQFQARTRSQTPGSGVRTPLHNSHLTNQMSSHREPVAQSKASADCVFKPPTVRTVETVSRSETSGMIPSNQGSSVQTVSAYIKDQLVCEESELSFEEVRAEKYFRKMREKQEREQREITEKKLREREEEILKIKSKLAEVSQVMEGCGSVPDQTSSQRLSAEESAASLSSNPTQRPFGHPKLHWPSSRRSLGLRLHTDPTFIQEAADTNCPSSEVSRHPSVLIDTGHLRRSVGTSVSTDLESVAQSSSVDPQLIQEQMNVSLPSPAVSTDVLCQDAQLQLSILDISQPQEQSTTRQDVSQLPEPEEKLNASQGGTANLSHITPNNSLGFVQATPSRVQPSPTVNTREALNVIMDMFQAPTLLEDPFNNTSVLPPPDKELDAGCPENDCSVAKPPAAAPFTIFQDKENSSVFSAAAPCVSKPIKALAEIPVSKPQKPNDTAPDLMPDESTMWGARYNSLSSLHACPNSTTDFAMLAQFVSTPFTHKTPSSNNGFYDTQENVCDGDGGDADDIFTRRQPKKLSPIMEQSPSDDMSEAAVSQLVPSSARQGTIVGEGLASAQHCLTTSSINMVQPPPAVLSFRDHTLCPTDSSVSRATGPGWEVYSSPEQPPKQASVSLNQPQSSVRPKREPFKIMEDLEKPPTPERAQRPACDVPMSPECAYKPDWLDIRSPESTDEPDLDAFMSPHRPSTADTISRRMLDVPKSPEALQLCSDVSMSPVQVPQCSIVDEPMMSPDRGLQPSTRASMNSTGTGMVQLVSDPWDTELISDLLSTLTPPLTSHPHCITWPCNIPNITPKMTISMGKASLRVDHILGEGAFATVYQATDPRTSERVVLKVQKPANPWEFYINTQLDARLQPGVRHLFSRIRSAHLFNDGSVLLGELHNYGTLLGAVNLYKTLTDKTMPQPLVLYFTICILHMVEQLHSIHVVHADIKPDNFLLGESFLENKCLDPENLDHGLVLIDLGQSIDMELFPEGTAFTARCLTSGFQCTEMLSGKPWNYQTDYFGIAGTVYCLLFGTYMQVTEECGVWRTNAVFRRNPHSDLWLEFFHTLLNVPDCGSLPSLRSLRRKLTTVLQQNYSSKLSTLKSRLVVLLLENRKAARR